A region of Anopheles merus strain MAF chromosome 2R, AmerM5.1, whole genome shotgun sequence DNA encodes the following proteins:
- the LOC121590645 gene encoding uncharacterized protein LOC121590645, whose amino-acid sequence MKLTIKILKGEEYSVETTEESTIQQIKEEIEKKSSIPVEHQKLLLVGKALADEKTVASYGSIVNGTKLTLVVKKPDPLRDVIYRHFKRYLQEEQSQRLTTKFMDDFEQKLHQLSLDDLEKIATEMLAKKGQNVTASDAV is encoded by the exons ATGAAGCTCACTATTAAGATATTGAAAGGAGAAGAATACTCTGTCGAG ACCACAGAAGAGTCGACAATTCAGCAGATTAAGGAAGAGATTGAGAAGAAAAGCTCTATACCGGTAGAACACCAGAAGCTGCTGCTAGTGGGGAAAGCGCTGGCGGATGAAAAGACTGTCGCCTCCTATGGCAGCATTGTGAACGGTACGAAGCTGACGCTGGTGGTCAAGAAGCCGGATCCACTGCGGGACGTCATCTACCGCCACTTCAAGCGCTACCTGCAGGAAGAGCAATCGCAGCGATTGACGACCAAATTTATGGACGACTTTGAACAAAAGCTACACCAACTCAGCCTGGACGATCTGGAAAAGATCGCCACGGAGATGTTGGCGAAAAAGGGCCAAAATGTGACAGCTTCCGACGCCGTGTAA
- the LOC121590644 gene encoding trafficking protein particle complex subunit 6b has translation MAEEAIFEFLHSEIVNYTLSKENSKENDLSTLEYIGFTTGYRIIERLTREWPRFKDELDTMKFICTDFWSSIYRKQIDNLRTNHQGVYVLQDNAFRFLTRLSSGSQYLEHAPKFVAFTCGLVRGGLANLGITSTVTAEVQTMPSCKFHIQVNRT, from the exons ATGGCGGAGGAAGCAATATTCGAGTTTTTACACTCGGAAATAGTGAACTACACGCTGTCGAAAGAAAACAGTAAG GAAAATGATCTCTCTACGCTCGAATACATCGGGTTCACCACGGGGTACAGAATCATCGAACGCTTGACGCGGGAGTGGCCCCGGTTTAAGGACGAGCTGGATACGATGAAGTTTATTTGTACCGACTTTTGGAGCTCAATCTACCGGAAACAGATCGACAACTTGCGCACCAATCACCAGGGGGTGTACGTGCTGCAGGACAATGCATTCCGCTTTCTAACCCGTCTGTCGTCCGGCTCGCAGTATCTTGAACATGCTCCAAAG TTTGTGGCGTTCACCTGCGGATTAGTGCGGGGCGGTTTGGCTAATCTCGGCATCACGAGCACGGTCACAGCGGAAGTGCAGACAATGCCGTCGTGTAAGTTTCACATTCAAGTCAATCGAACATAG
- the LOC121590639 gene encoding uncharacterized protein LOC121590639 isoform X2: MRIFYSAAYRLLTTTMESKSPYFSPRKTQNYAKKEGLTLLQKAAQGLNPQEKHASSSKPPARGLKAKDESGSAVNGVAQEKPTKKAIQKRATNIRTEALATVKNEIVTKEKSDETVVSPQLGNEKTPEKQPDTNGDVESGNEMMGTSSAILPQTEVKINVEPVDDDTMPELTSSVPEKTPIKREPAGTDHCVSTEALATVKNEIVTKEKSDETVVAPQRGNEKTPEKQPDTNGDVEGGNEIMGTSSAILPQTEVKINVEPVDDETMPELTSSVPEKTPIKREPAGTGHSPIKRELENDNTDDSTVAKESKWEPKNWRQTMENIREMRRAILAPVDTMGCDQFAQDQGATEVPERVKRYHCLVSLVLSSQTKDQANHECMLRLKKHGLTPESIVATDSAVLQKLIYPVGFYKNKTRFIKEMSQILIDQYGGDIPNSIEGLLKLPGVGKKMAHLCMRSAWNIVTGIGVDTHVHRIANWLEWVPKETKNPEKTRQALEKWLPYELWDEVNHLLVGFGQTICTTRFPRCNDCLNASICPARGKQKIRNTPIKKKVKMEDLEF; encoded by the exons ATGCGTATTTTCTACTCCGCTGCATATCGTTTACTCACTACTACAATG GAATCGAAGTCTCCATACTTCTCACCGcgcaaaacacaaaattacGCCAAGAAAGAGGGCTTAACTCTGCTGCAGAAAGCTGCCCAAGGGCTCAACCCGCAGGAAAAGCATGCTTCCAGTAGCAAACCACCGGCACGCGGGCTCAAGGCCAAGGACGAAAGCGGCAGTGCGGTGAATGGTGTCGCACAAGAGAAACCTACCAAAAAGGCGATTCAAAAGCGTGCAACCAATATCCGTACTGAGGCACTCGCTACTGTAAAGAATGAAATTGTTACAAAAGAAAAGTCTGACGAAACCGTCGTATCACCGCAATTGGGGAATGAAAAGACGCCAGAAAAGCAGCCAGACACAAACGGCGATGTCGAAAGTGGGAATGAAATGATGGGCACTAGCAGTGCCATATTACCGCAGACAGAAGTAAAAATTAATGTCGAGCCTGTGGACGATGATACGATGCCAGAGCTAACCAGTTCCGTGCCGGAGAAAACTCCGATCAAACGCGAGCCAGCAGGGACTGACCATTGTGTGAGTACTGAGGCACTCGCTACTGTAAAGAATGAAATTgttacaaaagaaaaatctgacgaaaccgtCGTAGCACCGCAGCGTGGGAATGAAAAGACGCCAGAAAAGCAGCCAGACACAAACGGCGATGTCGAAGGTGGGAATGAAATTATGGGCACTAGCAGTGCCATATTACCGCAGACAGAAGTAAAAATTAATGTCGAGCCTGTGGACGATGAGACGATGCCAGAGCTAACCAGTTCCGTGCCGGAGAAAACTCCGATCAAACGCGAGCCAGCAG GGACTGGCCATTCTCCTATCAAACGAGAGCTCGAAAACGATAACACTGATGACTCAACCGTCGCCAAAGAGTCCAAGTGGGAGCCCAAAAACTGGCGTCAGACGATGGAAAACATTCGCGAAATGCGCAGAGCCATTCTGGCCCCGGTCGACACGATGGGTTGCGATCAGTTCGCTCAGGACCAAGGTGCCACGGAAGTGCCGGAACGTGTGAAACGCTACCACTGTCTGGTGTCGCTGGTGCTGTCGAGCCAAACAAAGGACCAAGCGAACCACGAATGTATGCTGCGGCTGAAGAAGCACGGTCTTACGCCGGAATCGATCGTTGCCACCGACAGTGCTGTGTTGCAGAAGCTTATCTACCCTGTCGGATTCTATAAG AACAAAACTCGCTTCATCAAGGAGATGTCCCAAATTTTAATCGACCAGTACGGAGGAGACATTCCCAACAGCATCGAAGGTTTGCTCAAGCTGCCGGGTGTGGGTAAAAAAATGGCCCATCTTTGCATGCGCAGCGCCTGGAACATTGTGACCGGCATCGGGGTGGATACGCACGTACACCGCATCGCCAACTGGCTGGAGTGGGTGCCGAAGGAAACGAAAAATCCGGAAAAAACGCGCCAAGCGCTGGAGAAGTGGTTACCGTACGAGCTGTGGGATGAGGTGAACCATCTGCTGGTTGGTTTCGGACAAACCATCTGTACGACGCGCTTTCCGCGCTGTAATGACTGTTTGAACGCGTCCATCTGCCCGGCACGTGGCAAACAGAAGATACGCAACACGCCGATCAAGAAGAAGGTTAAAATGGAGGATTTGGAGTTTTGA
- the LOC121590642 gene encoding prostatic acid phosphatase, translating into MAGEFIGVELRSLTAALLLATLMVLGVSGTPNGTVSKDDGEGKLIFAHVLFRHGDRTPIDPYPNDPWKDPSHWTADWGQLVNAGKMRHLLLGKWLRQRYSSLLQDTYSNNEIYVRSTDVDRTLMSAEANLAGLYPPTGRDVWDSAITWQPIPVHTVTEELDSVLAAKKRCPAFDHALKVYRQSEPYHSYNASFEPVYRYVTEKTGRRYDSLSSLQNLYSALLIEELNNFTLPDWTKTVYPEPLRSVSAMTFAVKTNTTQLARLKMGPLVKEMLNRFRSKAKGTLKPNRSVWMYSAHDVTVASLLNALRVFELHNPPFAACVLLELRQPANGGQAYVELFYKNTTAEPYRLVVPGCDARCPLDRMFEIYDNILPQDWEAECQLSLLSMSYVEADLNSASSLIGVVLLTVVSLLVLLTVVAIAKRRSSLNSERWYLRIDG; encoded by the exons ATGGCAGGCGAATTTATTGGTGTTGAATTACGGTCATTGACTGCTGCGTTGCTGCTGGCAACGTTAATGGTGCTGGGCGTCAGCGGAACGCCGAACGGGACGGTCAGCAAGGATGATGGTGAAGGGAAGCTCATTTTTGCGCATGTT CTGTTCCGCCATGGCGATCGTACTCCGATCGATCCGTATCCGAACGATCCTTGGAAGGATCCCAGCCACTGGACCGCCGATTGGGGACAGCTAGTGAAC GCAGGTAAAATGCGCCATTTGCTGTTAGGAAAATGGCTACGCCAGCGGTACTCAAGCTTGCTGCAGGATACGTACAGCAACAACGAGATCTACGTACGCTCCACCGACGTCGACCGCACGCTGATGAGCGCGGAAGCGAATCTCGCCGGGCTGTATCCACCGACGGGACGGGACGTGTGGGACTCGGCCATCACCTGGCAACCGATCCCGGTGCACACCGTCACGGAGGAGCTGGACAGTGTGCTGGCGGCGAAGAAGCGCTGTCCCGCGTTTGACCACGCGCTGAAGGTGTACCGCCAATCGGAACCGTACCATTCGTACAACGCCTCGTTCGAGCCGGTGTACCGGTACGTAACGGAGAAGACGGGCCGCCGGTACGATTCGCTCTCCTCCCTGCAGAACCTGTACAGTGCGCTGCTGATCGAGGAGCTGAACAACTTCACACTGCCGGACTGGACCAAAACGGTCTATCCCGAACCGCTGCGTTCCGTCTCCGCCATGACGTTTGCGGTGAAAACGAACACCACCCAGCTGGCACGCCTGAAGATGGGCCCACTGGTGAAGGAAATGCTGAATCGGTTCCGCTCGAAGGCGAAGGGCACCCTCAAGCCGAACCGTTCCGTGTGGATGTACAGTGCGCACGACGTCACGGTCGCTAGCCTGCTGAATGCGCTGCGTGTGTTTGAGCTGCACAATCCACCGTTTGCGGCGTGCGTGCTGCTCGAGCTGCGGCAACCCGCCAATGGTGGCCAGGCGTACGTGGAGCTGTTCTACAAAAACACTACGGCCGAACCGTACCGGCTGGTCGTGCCTGGATGTGACGCACGGTGTCCGCTGGATAGGATGTTCGAAATCTACGACAACATTCTGCCGCAAGACTGGGAAGCCGAGTGCCAGCTGTCCCTGCTGTCGATGAGCTACGTCGAGGCGGACCTCAACTCGGCCAGCAGCTTGATCGGGGTCGTGCTGCTGACGGTCGTTTCGCTGCTCGTCCTGCTGACCGTGGTAGCCATCGCGAAGCGACGCAGCAGTCTGAACAGCGAACGATGGTACCTGCGGATCGATGGATGA
- the LOC121590639 gene encoding uncharacterized protein LOC121590639 isoform X1, with amino-acid sequence MRIFYSAAYRLLTTTMESKSPYFSPRKTQNYAKKEGLTLLQKAAQGLNPQEKHASSSKPPARGLKAKDESGSAVNGVAQEKPTKKAIQKRATNIRTEALATVKNEIVTKEKSDETVVSPQLGNEKTPEKQPDTNGDVESGNEMMGTSSAILPQTEVKINVEPVDDDTMPELTSSVPEKTPIKREPAGTDHCVSTEALATVKNEIVTKEKSDETVVAPQRGNEKTPEKQPDTNGDVEGGNEIMGTSSAILPQTEVKINVEPVDDETMPELTSSVPEKTPIKREPAGTDHCVSTEALATVKNEIVTKEKSDETVVAPQLGNEKTPEKQPDTNGDVEGGNEMMGTSSAILPQTEVKINVEPVDDETMPELTSSVPEKTPIKREPAGTGHSPIKRELENDNTDDSTVAKESKWEPKNWRQTMENIREMRRAILAPVDTMGCDQFAQDQGATEVPERVKRYHCLVSLVLSSQTKDQANHECMLRLKKHGLTPESIVATDSAVLQKLIYPVGFYKNKTRFIKEMSQILIDQYGGDIPNSIEGLLKLPGVGKKMAHLCMRSAWNIVTGIGVDTHVHRIANWLEWVPKETKNPEKTRQALEKWLPYELWDEVNHLLVGFGQTICTTRFPRCNDCLNASICPARGKQKIRNTPIKKKVKMEDLEF; translated from the exons ATGCGTATTTTCTACTCCGCTGCATATCGTTTACTCACTACTACAATG GAATCGAAGTCTCCATACTTCTCACCGcgcaaaacacaaaattacGCCAAGAAAGAGGGCTTAACTCTGCTGCAGAAAGCTGCCCAAGGGCTCAACCCGCAGGAAAAGCATGCTTCCAGTAGCAAACCACCGGCACGCGGGCTCAAGGCCAAGGACGAAAGCGGCAGTGCGGTGAATGGTGTCGCACAAGAGAAACCTACCAAAAAGGCGATTCAAAAGCGTGCAACCAATATCCGTACTGAGGCACTCGCTACTGTAAAGAATGAAATTGTTACAAAAGAAAAGTCTGACGAAACCGTCGTATCACCGCAATTGGGGAATGAAAAGACGCCAGAAAAGCAGCCAGACACAAACGGCGATGTCGAAAGTGGGAATGAAATGATGGGCACTAGCAGTGCCATATTACCGCAGACAGAAGTAAAAATTAATGTCGAGCCTGTGGACGATGATACGATGCCAGAGCTAACCAGTTCCGTGCCGGAGAAAACTCCGATCAAACGCGAGCCAGCAGGGACTGACCATTGTGTGAGTACTGAGGCACTCGCTACTGTAAAGAATGAAATTgttacaaaagaaaaatctgacgaaaccgtCGTAGCACCGCAGCGTGGGAATGAAAAGACGCCAGAAAAGCAGCCAGACACAAACGGCGATGTCGAAGGTGGGAATGAAATTATGGGCACTAGCAGTGCCATATTACCGCAGACAGAAGTAAAAATTAATGTCGAGCCTGTGGACGATGAGACGATGCCAGAGCTAACCAGTTCCGTGCCGGAGAAAACTCCGATCAAACGCGAGCCAGCAGGGACTGACCATTGTGTGAGTACTGAGGCACTCGCTACTGTAAAGAATGAAATTGTTACAAAAGAAAAGTCTGACGAAACCGTCGTAGCACCGCAGCTGGGGAATGAAAAGACGCCAGAAAAGCAGCCAGACACAAACGGCGATGTCGAAGGTGGGAATGAAATGATGGGCACTAGCAGTGCCATATTACCGCAGACAGAAGTAAAAATTAATGTCGAGCCTGTGGACGATGAGACGATGCCAGAGCTAACCAGTTCCGTGCCGGAGAAAACTCCGATCAAACGCGAGCCAGCAGGGACTGGCCATTCTCCTATCAAACGAGAGCTCGAAAACGATAACACTGATGACTCAACCGTCGCCAAAGAGTCCAAGTGGGAGCCCAAAAACTGGCGTCAGACGATGGAAAACATTCGCGAAATGCGCAGAGCCATTCTGGCCCCGGTCGACACGATGGGTTGCGATCAGTTCGCTCAGGACCAAGGTGCCACGGAAGTGCCGGAACGTGTGAAACGCTACCACTGTCTGGTGTCGCTGGTGCTGTCGAGCCAAACAAAGGACCAAGCGAACCACGAATGTATGCTGCGGCTGAAGAAGCACGGTCTTACGCCGGAATCGATCGTTGCCACCGACAGTGCTGTGTTGCAGAAGCTTATCTACCCTGTCGGATTCTATAAG AACAAAACTCGCTTCATCAAGGAGATGTCCCAAATTTTAATCGACCAGTACGGAGGAGACATTCCCAACAGCATCGAAGGTTTGCTCAAGCTGCCGGGTGTGGGTAAAAAAATGGCCCATCTTTGCATGCGCAGCGCCTGGAACATTGTGACCGGCATCGGGGTGGATACGCACGTACACCGCATCGCCAACTGGCTGGAGTGGGTGCCGAAGGAAACGAAAAATCCGGAAAAAACGCGCCAAGCGCTGGAGAAGTGGTTACCGTACGAGCTGTGGGATGAGGTGAACCATCTGCTGGTTGGTTTCGGACAAACCATCTGTACGACGCGCTTTCCGCGCTGTAATGACTGTTTGAACGCGTCCATCTGCCCGGCACGTGGCAAACAGAAGATACGCAACACGCCGATCAAGAAGAAGGTTAAAATGGAGGATTTGGAGTTTTGA
- the LOC121590637 gene encoding uncharacterized protein LOC121590637: MSNNTRDGNENFWPPNQQVQPPLPPPHHYAAHAQHQFHQQLHQTLLQQPVVPPQLLPHPQHLSYAVPTVPVVAPSGAPYYHGAAGMVDGYGASGTGFSMHHGGHQPLEDEYSDAYGQAIKVVYQPQQHQASAVTAAAAAAAPGMMPCAQEDPNQNHVVQDKQGYELFSNNSSFMLAAPGFGFTLHNPQQQQQQQQPQQQQEQPQQQQQPMSQFSSMSTPPAQVTHPTQQAAAPVPQATTSQTLENGNNSTSSLISQLVGNWAPTISGTYGNGPSSLVNDAPSQSVGNPPVQEDNSKATVSPTKVAFSKPVINPVTPNVIGTASQAHGSPSSSPSVVPAVSSNRNNTNAAAVYNQQNDDNSAKLDQNVNKKQRIVAEVKPMRMSYSDVLSKNVPSGGNPFASNSSTNGEMVSALPATFGNGTKVSGGNGPNGGSGGKSKRESKRSNANGERKSMGNAGNITHAKDRANDGSTRKGDRTNGAGTGTNSPTMTDGGSSKPMEGSADATLRSGQEKGRNKSDKTSGVKRDKGGSRSGAEGLETVGKKGRSGTHSNEDEAGGLQNCRSDASSAPLANDETEEERGEDYEEYDSDEYDQVSIGSSETSGRQDKQQQQQQHQAGHEELPFLYNVKKNTNGANDTHIEKINPPRTATTHRKGGGGRSAGARAPGKQPDKSVGNPQASGKRSVRSRKNQKYAFLEKLLLKWLEYTMLALHWLWSLVSDVVYLSARLAWDYVLSAYQYCRQHVHTIRQDFGKNSGRPGACFRRAWQSFDGHFAKESRWAFWRRCRKQKPAEPPGGKSTPYRDGRLPSTADEAMSSLLNCKGKDAYSILGVSPDCSQEQIRKHYKKIAVLVHPDKNKQPGAEEAFKVLQRSFELIGEPESRKEYDQSLAEALNAEKAWSEINDLLTQLHTKISEAANTIRCSSCCLRHPRKPTGRAHYAARECSSCKIRHPAREGDIWAETSFLGLRWKYLAMMEGNVYDITEWANCQKGALSHLQPNSHIVQYRIVLGSSSQQQQQQQQQQQHQPQHQAGQPLDKDQIGRSRKEPTANEPNLDDFLNNIYAGQNQQASSQNASSRRRYRRN, encoded by the exons ATGTCTAATAATACGCGCGATGGGAATGAAAATTTCTGGCCCCCGAACCAGCAGGTGCAGCCgccactgccgccgccgcaTCACTACGCCGCGCACGCACAGCACCAGTTCCACCAGCAGCTGCATCAgacgctgctgcagcagccagTAGTGCCGCCGCAGCTGCTGCCCCATCCGCAGCATCTGTCGTACGCGGTTCCGACCGTGCCGGTGGTAGCACCGTCAGGGGCACCATACTACCACGGTGCAGCTGGCATGGTGGACGGATATGGTGCGAGCGGGACAGGCTTTTCCATGCACCATGGAGGGCACCAACCGCTGGAGGATGAGTACTCGGATGCATACGGACAAGCGATCAAGGTGGTGTATCAACCGCAGCAACATCAGGCCAGTGCtgtcactgctgctgctgctgctgctgcacccgGTATGATGCCCTGTGCGCAGGAAGATCCAAACCAGAACCATGTCGTGCAGGATAAGCAGGGCTATGAGCTGTTTTCAAACAACAGCAGCTTCATGCTGGCTGCTCCAGGGTTTGGATTTACCCTACATAacccacaacagcaacaacagcaacaacaaccgcaacagcagcaggaacagccacaacagcagcaacaaccgaTGTCCCAGTTCTCTTCAATGTCTACTCCCCCTGCACAAGTTACCCATCCTACCCAGCAAGCAGCAGCGCCAGTACCACAGGCCACCACGAGCCAAACGCTGGAGAAtggcaacaacagcaccagctCGTTGATCAGCCAGCTGGTCGGCAACTGGGCACCGACCATTTCCGGCACGTATGGCAACGGGCCCTCGTCTTTGGTAAATGATGCACCCTCGCAGTCCGTAGGTAACCCACCCGTGCAGGAAGATAACAGCAAGGCTACCGTGTCCCCCACCAAGGTGGCATTTTCGAAACCCGTCATCAATCCCGTCACACCGAACGTGATCGGTACGGCATCGCAAGCGCACGGATCGCCCTCCAGCTCGCCGAGCGTAGTGCCGGCGGTGTCGTCGAATCGCAACAATACGAACGCTGCGGCCGTATACAACCAGCAGAACGACGACAACTCGGCCAAGCTGGACCAGAACGTGAACAAGAAGCAGCGCATAGTGGCGGAGGTAAAGCCGATGCGCATGTCGTACTCCGATGTGCTGAGCAAAAACGTACCGTCCGGAGGTAATCCGTTCGCTTCAAACTCGTCCACTAACGGGGAAATGGTAAGCGCCCTTCCGGCAACGTTCGGCAACGGCACAAAGGTGTCCGGTGGCAATGGACCGAACGGTGGTTCCGGTGGAAAATCGAAACGCGAATCGAAACGTTCCAATGCCAACGGAGAACGAAAATCGATGGGAAACGCTGGGAATATTACGCACGCGAAGGATAGGGCCAATGATGGAAGCACGCGCAAGGGTGACCGTACGAATGGTGCTGGAACTGGGACGAACTCTCCCACGATGACGGATGGAGGCAGCAGCAAGCCGATGGAAGGAAGCGCTGACGCTACGCTAAGATCGGGCCAGGAAAAGGGACGCAATAAGAGCGACAAGACGAGCGGCGTTAAGCGCGACAAGGGTGGTTCGCGTTCCGGTGCGGAAGGGCTCGAGACAGTCGGGAAGAAAGGGCGCTCGGGCACGCATTCGAACGAGGATGAAGCTGGTGGGCTGCAGAATTGTCGAAGCGATGCGTCCTCCGCGCCGTTGGCAAACGACGAAACGGAGGAAGAGCGTGGCGAAGATTACGAGGAGTACGATTCGGACGAGTACGATCAGGTAAGTATCGGCTCGTCGGAAACGTCCGGCCGGCAggacaagcagcagcagcagcagcagcatcaggcCGGCCATGAGGAGCTCCCTTTCCTGTACAACGtgaaaaagaacacaaacggAGCGAATGATACACATATCGAAAAGATTAACCCACCGCGAACGGCTACGACACATCGGAAGGGAGGTGGTGGCCGCAGTGCCGGTGCACGCGCACCCGGCAAGCAACCGGACAAGTCGGTCGGTAACCCCCAGGCCAGCGGAAAGCGTTCGGTGCGGTCGCGCAAAAATCAAAAGTACGCCTTTCTGgagaagctgctgctgaagtGGCTCGAGTACACGATGCTGGCACTGCACTGGCTGTGGTCGCTCGTCAGCGACGTGGTGTATCTGAGCGCCCGTCTAGCGTGGGACTATGTGCTGTCCGCGTATCAGTACTGCCGGCAGCACGTGCATACGATTCGGCAAGATTTTGGCAAAAATTCCGGCCGCCCGGGCGCTTGTTTCCGGCGCGCTTGGCAATCGTTCGACGGGCACTTTGCCAAGGAGTCGCGGTGGGCATTCTGGCGGCGCTGTCGTAAGCAGAAACCGGCCGAACCGCCCGGTGGTAAGTCGACCCCGTACCGGGACGGTCGGCTACCGTCGACGGCGGACGAAGCGATGTCCTCGCTGCTGAACTGCAAGGGAAAGGACGCGTACAGTATTCTGGGCGTGAGTCCGGACTGCTCGCAGGAGCAGATACGGAAGCACTACAAGAAGATTGCCGTACTGGTGCACCCGGACAAGAACAAGCAGCCGGGCGCGGAGGAAGCGTTCAAGGTGCTGCAGCGCTCGTTCGAGCTGATCGGCGAACCGGAAAGCCGCAAAGAGTACGACCAGAGCCTGGCCGAGGCACTGAACGCGGAGAAAGCGTGGTCGGAGATTAACGATTTGTTGACGCAGCTGCACACGAAAATATCGGAAGCCGCCAACACTATCAG ATGTAGCAGCTGCTGTCTGCGCCACCCGCGGAAACCGACCGGACGGGCACACTACGCGGCTAGGGAGTGTAGTTCATGCAAGATCCGTCATCCGGCACGGGAG GGCGACATTTGGGCTGAGACGAGCTTCCTCGGTTTGCGCTGGAAGTATCTCGCGATGATGGAGGGCAACGTGTACGACATTACGGAGTGGGCCAACTGTCAGAAGGGGGCCCTGTCCCACCTGCAGCCCAATTCGCACATCGTGCAGTATCGCATTGTGCTTGGCAGTagctcgcagcagcagcagcagcaacagcaacagcagcaacatcaaccACAGCATCAGGCCGGCCAACCACTGGACAAGGATCAGATTGGACGCTCCCGCAAAGAACCGACTGCAAA TGAACCGAATTTGGATGATTTTCTGAACAACATCTACGCCGGCCAGAACCAGCAAGCTTCGTCGCAGAATGCTTCGTCTAGGCGACGCTATCGTAGAAACTAA
- the LOC121590639 gene encoding uncharacterized protein LOC121590639 isoform X3, with amino-acid sequence MRIFYSAAYRLLTTTMESKSPYFSPRKTQNYAKKEGLTLLQKAAQGLNPQEKHASSSKPPARGLKAKDESGSAVNGVAQEKPTKKAIQKRATNIRTEALATVKNEIVTKEKSDETVVSPQLGNEKTPEKQPDTNGDVESGNEMMGTSSAILPQTEVKINVEPVDDDTMPELTSSVPEKTPIKREPAGTDHCVSTEALATVKNEIVTKEKSDETVVAPQRGNEKTPEKQPDTNGDVEGGNEIMGTSSAILPQTEVKINVEPVDDETMPELTSSVPEKTPIKREPAGTGHSPIKRELENDNTDDSTVAKESKWEPKNWRQTMENIREMRRAILAPVDTMGCDQFAQDQGATEVPERVKRYHCLVSLVLSSQTKDQANHECMLRLKKHGLTPESIVATDSAVLQKLIYPVGFYKNKTRFIKEMSQILIDQYGGDIPNSIEGLLKLPGVGKKMAHLCMRSAWNIVTGIGVDTHVHRIANWLEWVPKETKNPEKTRQALEKWLPYELWDEVNHLLVGFGQTICTTRFPRCNDCLNASICPARGKQKIRNTPIKKKVKMEDLEF; translated from the exons ATGCGTATTTTCTACTCCGCTGCATATCGTTTACTCACTACTACAATG GAATCGAAGTCTCCATACTTCTCACCGcgcaaaacacaaaattacGCCAAGAAAGAGGGCTTAACTCTGCTGCAGAAAGCTGCCCAAGGGCTCAACCCGCAGGAAAAGCATGCTTCCAGTAGCAAACCACCGGCACGCGGGCTCAAGGCCAAGGACGAAAGCGGCAGTGCGGTGAATGGTGTCGCACAAGAGAAACCTACCAAAAAGGCGATTCAAAAGCGTGCAACCAATATCCGTACTGAGGCACTCGCTACTGTAAAGAATGAAATTGTTACAAAAGAAAAGTCTGACGAAACCGTCGTATCACCGCAATTGGGGAATGAAAAGACGCCAGAAAAGCAGCCAGACACAAACGGCGATGTCGAAAGTGGGAATGAAATGATGGGCACTAGCAGTGCCATATTACCGCAGACAGAAGTAAAAATTAATGTCGAGCCTGTGGACGATGATACGATGCCAGAGCTAACCAGTTCCGTGCCGGAGAAAACTCCGATCAAACGCGAGCCAGCAGGGACTGACCATTGTGTGAGTACTGAGGCACTCGCTACTGTAAAGAATGAAATTgttacaaaagaaaaatctgacgaaaccgtCGTAGCACCGCAGCGTGGGAATGAAAAGACGCCAGAAAAGCAGCCAGACACAAACGGCGATGTCGAAGGTGGGAATGAAATTATGGGCACTAGCAGTGCCATATTACCGCAGACAGAAGTAAAAATTAATGTCGAGCCTGTGGACGATGAGACGATGCCAGAGCTAAC CAGTTCCGTGCCGGAGAAAACTCCGATCAAACGCGAGCCAGCAGGGACTGGCCATTCTCCTATCAAACGAGAGCTCGAAAACGATAACACTGATGACTCAACCGTCGCCAAAGAGTCCAAGTGGGAGCCCAAAAACTGGCGTCAGACGATGGAAAACATTCGCGAAATGCGCAGAGCCATTCTGGCCCCGGTCGACACGATGGGTTGCGATCAGTTCGCTCAGGACCAAGGTGCCACGGAAGTGCCGGAACGTGTGAAACGCTACCACTGTCTGGTGTCGCTGGTGCTGTCGAGCCAAACAAAGGACCAAGCGAACCACGAATGTATGCTGCGGCTGAAGAAGCACGGTCTTACGCCGGAATCGATCGTTGCCACCGACAGTGCTGTGTTGCAGAAGCTTATCTACCCTGTCGGATTCTATAAG AACAAAACTCGCTTCATCAAGGAGATGTCCCAAATTTTAATCGACCAGTACGGAGGAGACATTCCCAACAGCATCGAAGGTTTGCTCAAGCTGCCGGGTGTGGGTAAAAAAATGGCCCATCTTTGCATGCGCAGCGCCTGGAACATTGTGACCGGCATCGGGGTGGATACGCACGTACACCGCATCGCCAACTGGCTGGAGTGGGTGCCGAAGGAAACGAAAAATCCGGAAAAAACGCGCCAAGCGCTGGAGAAGTGGTTACCGTACGAGCTGTGGGATGAGGTGAACCATCTGCTGGTTGGTTTCGGACAAACCATCTGTACGACGCGCTTTCCGCGCTGTAATGACTGTTTGAACGCGTCCATCTGCCCGGCACGTGGCAAACAGAAGATACGCAACACGCCGATCAAGAAGAAGGTTAAAATGGAGGATTTGGAGTTTTGA